TTTTATTGATAAAAACACTTCGATTTTTACGATCAATAAAGCGATACCATGAACTTCAAACACCTCCGATACTTCTGGACCGCCGCCAAGGCCGGGGGCGTCATGCGCGCTGGCGAACAATTGCACACCACCCCCCAAACGCTGTCCGGGCAGATCAATCAACTGGAAGAATGGCTGGGACATGAGCTGTTTCGCAAACGCGGCCGGGGCTTGGAGCTGACCAACGAGGGGCGCATTGCCTTGGGCTATGCGGAACAGATTTTTGCGCTGAGCGATGAGTTGGAAAAGTCCATTCGCCTGCCCCGGGGGCACTCTAAACCTCTGGAGTTCAAGGTGGGTGTGGCAGATTCGGTCGCAAAATCCGTCGCTTACCACCTGCTGGAGCCCGCGCTGGGCATGAAGGAGCAGGTGCACATGACCTGCCACGAAGGCAAATTCCCCGAGCTGCTCGCCCAGCTCAGCATCCATCGGCTGGACCTGCTGCTGGCCGATGAACCAGCCTCCAAGAAAATTGGGGTCAAGGCCTTCAACCATGCACTGGGGTCGTCCAGCATGAGTTTCTTCTGCGCACCAGCACTCAAAAACGAGCTGCAGGGGCCATTTCCGCAGTGCCTGCATGGCGCCCCCATGCTTATCCAAGGGCCGCAATCTTCAGTGCGGCAACAGTTGGATCATTGGCTGAACAAGCACCACCTGCAGCCACGCATCGTGGGCGAATTTGACGATAGTGCGCTCATGAATGCTTTTGGGAGAGAAGGACGGGGCATCTTCACGTCACCCACGGTGCTCGAACAAGAGACCCAGACCCAATTTGGCGTGGAGGCCATTGGCCGCTCCAGCGAATTGGTGGAGGAATTTTTTGCGATCTCCGTGGAGCGCCGCATCAGCCACCCCTGTGTCGTGGCCATCACGGAGTCGGCCAGGTCAGACTTGTTTGGTCACTGAATGCTGGCAAACACCCCGTTGCTCGGAATTCGGTACTCCAAGAGGCCACCCTGATGCGGGTCCTGGCGCCCCATTCAAAGCCCTGCAAAAGACAAATCGGTAGGGAAGTCAGCAGCAAACCATTTTGGGCTGCGGCACACGGCCTCTCTGTACAGCGACAGCAACCCATAGAAACAGGTCCACGGCCCACGCCTTTGCAAACGGGCAAAAAAAAGCCCACTAAAAGTGGGCTTTTTGATACGGCTTTCGCCATGTTTGGTTGCGCGAGAAGGATTTGAACCTCCGACCTTTGGGTTATGAGCCCAACGAGCTACCAGACTGCTCCATCGCGCGGTAGATTTAAATTATACCCTATTATTCAGCTGCTGCCGAAGAATTTTCAGTTTCTGCAGTATTTCCGCGGTCAACCAACTCCACCAGAGCCATAGGTGCGTTGTCGCCCACGCGGAAACCCATCTTCAGAATACGGGTGTAACCACCAGGACGCGCATTGAAGCGAGGGCCCAGGTCGTTGAACAGCTTTGTCACGCTGTCGCGGTCACGCAAACGGTTGAATGCCAGACGGCGGTTAGCGACAGTGTCGACCTTGGCCAAAGTGATCATGGGTTCGATCACACGGCGCAGTTCCTTAGCCTTGGGCACTGTGGTCTTGATGGCCTCGTGCTCGATGAGCGAGTTCATCATGTTCTGCAGCATCGCCAGACGGTGCGAGCTGGTGCGATTGAGTTTACGAAGTCCGTGTCCGTGACGCATGGTGCTTTCCTTTTTACTTTGATTAAATCAGGCAGCCGTATCAGGTACTGCCCAATGCACTGTTCCCCCAATCGGGGAACCGAAAATTATAACTTAACGCTTGTCCAGGCCAGCAGGCGGCCAGTTTTCAAGCTTCATACCCAGGGTGAGACCACGGGAAGCCAAGACTTCCTTGATTTCGTTGAGCGACTTGCGGCCCAGGTTAGGCGTCTTGAGCAACTCATTTTCGGTGCGCTGAATCAGATCACCGATGTAATAGATGTTCTCAGCCTTGAGGCAGTTGGCAGAACGCACGGTCAATTCCAGCTCGTCCACAGGGCGCAGCAGGATAGGATCGAACGTCGCGCCACCACGTGGGCCCGAAGGTGTTTCAAAAGCGGTCAACTCGCCGCCTTCCAACTGTGCAAACACTGCCAGTTGTTCCACCAGAATCTTGGCAGATGCACGCACCGCATCTTCCGCAGTGATGGCGCCGTTGGTTTCAATTTCAACCACCAGCTTGTCCAGATCGGTACGCTGCTCTACACGAGCGCTTTCCACGGTGTAGCTGACGCGCTTGACTGGAGAGAAAGACGCATCCAGAACAATACGGCCGATGGATTTGGTGGCTTCATCGGCATAACGACGCATGCTGCCGGGCACATAACCACGGCCTTTTTCCACCTTGATCTGCATGTCCAGCTTGCCGCCTTGCGACAGGTGTGCAATCACATGATCAGGGTTGACGATTTCCACGTCATGGGGCGTCTGAATGTCACGGGCAGTCACTACGCCTTCACCATCCTTGCGCAGGCTCAGTGTGACTTCATCGCGGTTGTGGAGCTTGAAGACCACGCCCTTCAGGTTCAAGAGAATGTTCACCACATCTTCTTGCACACCGTCGATCGACGAGTACTCGTGAAGCACGCCAGCAATGGTCACTTCAGTCGCTGCGTAACCCACCATAGACGAAAGCAGAACGCGTCGAATGGCATTGCCCAGCGTATGGCCATAGCCACGCTCGAACGGCTCCAAAGCCACCTTGGCACGATTGTGGCCAAGCTGCTCAACATTGATCGCCTTGGGTTTCAGCAAATTGGTTTGCATTCAAACTTCCTCTCAATACCCCCAGCTCGTTACACCGGTAAGGCTGGTGAAGCGCCTAAACCGCGATGCCTCGCGGTTTAGGAACGGTTTACTCGAAAAATTAGTTCGAGTGATTAGCGCGAGTACAACTCAACGATCAGCGATTCGTTGATGTCTGCACCGAACTCATCACGATCAGGCACCTTCTTGAAGACGCCTTCTGCCTTGTCGGCATTCACATCGACCCACGCTGGCATGCCTACCTGGGCTGCCAGTTGCAGAGCTTCAGTGATACGGGATTGCTTCTTGGACTTTTCACGCACAGCAACCACATCACCCACCTTCACAAGGTACGAAGGGATGTTGACCGATTGGCCGTTCACAGTGATCGCCTTGTGTGAAACCAGCTGACGGGCTTCTGCACGCGTGGAGCCGAAGCCCATGCGGTACACGACGTTGTCCAGACGGGACTCCAACAGGAACAGCAGGTTCGCGCCAGTGTTGCCCTTCTTGCCGTCAGCAGCTTCAAAGTAGCGGCGGAATTGCTTTTCCAGGATGCCGTACATGCGCTTGACTTTTTGCTTTTCGCGCAGTTGCAGACCGTAGTCGGAAGTACGGGCACCGGAAGTGCGGCCGTGCTGACCAGGCTTGGAGTCGAACTTGGACTTGTCAGCGATCGAGCGGCGAGCGCTCTTCAGAAACAGGTCAGTGCCTTCACGGCGGGAGAGTTTGGCCTTGGGGCCGAGGTAACGTGCCACTTGAGCTTCCTTTTATGTCATCTACCGCAAACAATTGCGGGAGCCACCTGGAGCGCTTTCGCGTCTACAGGTGGCGGTGGGCTTGGGAAAATTAGATACGGCGGCGCTTTTGAGGGCGGCAGCCATTGTGCGGCACAGGCGTCACATCGGAAATCGATGTGATGCGAATACCCAGGGCGCCCAGAGCGCGCACAGAGGATTCACGGCCAGGACCAGGACCCTTGATTTCAACATCCAGGTTCTTGATGCCTTGGTCAATGGCTGCACGACCTGCCACTTCGGAAGCTACCTGAGCAGCAAACGGAGTGGACTTGCGGGAGCCCTTGAAACCTTGACCACCGGACGAGGCCCAAGACAATGCATTGCCTTGGCGATCGGTGATGGTGATGATCGTGTTGTTGAAGGATGCATGCACGTGAGCGATGCCATCCGAAACGTTCTTACGAACCTTCTTGCGAACGCGTTGAGCTGCGTTATTGGCAGGAGACTTAGCCATAATGATCTTTCAATCTCTTTATTTCTTCAGTGCAGCTGCACCCTTGCGCGGACCCTTGCGAGTACGGGCGTTGGTACGCGTACGCTGACCACGCATCGGCAAACCACGACGATGGCGGAAACCACGGTAGCAGCCAATGTCCATCAAGCGCTTGATGTTCATGGTGGTTTCGCGGCGCAGATCACCTTCAATGGTGAACTGCTCGATTTGCTCGCGAATTTTTTCCAGGTCGCCGTCCGTCAGATCTTTGATCTTTTTGGAATAAGCGATGCCAGTTGCTTCGCAAATCTTGCGAGCGCGGGTGCGACCAATACCAAAAATGGAGGTCAGACCGATTTCCGCATGCTTGTGGGGCGGAATATTGATGCCAGCGATACGTGCCATATGCGTCCTCTAATACTTTCCAATCAACCCTGGCGCTGCTTGTGACGCAGATCCGTGCAGATCACGCGCACCACACCTTTGCGGCGGATGATCTTGCAGTTGCGGCAGATTTTTTTGACCGAAGCCGAAACTCTCATTGCATTCTCCTAAAACTTTTCCATCCGTCCCGGCTATTCTGCACGGAACACAATGCGTGCCCGCGAAAATTCGTGGGGCGCTCACTTAACTTATTCGTGCCAATCAATGACCACTGGGTAGCGGTCATTGCAGCACCTTAACCACCACTGCCACCCTTGAAGTTTGCCTTCTTGAGCAGAGACTCATACTGCTGCGACATCATGTAGTTTTGAACCTGGGCCATGAAGTCCATGGTCACAACCACAATGATCAGCAGAGAAGTACCACCGAAATAAAACGGCACGTTGTACTTAAGAATCAAAAACTCCGGCAGCAAACACACAAAGGTGATGTAGACGGCACCGGCAAGAGTCAAGCGAACGAGAATCTTGTCAATGTAGCGGGCAGTCTGCTCACCAGGGCGGATGCCAGGAATAAAGGCACCGCTCTTTTTCAGGTTGTCTGCAGTTTCACGGCTGTTGAAAACCAGCGCCGTATAAAAGAAGCAGAAGAAAACAATGGCAGCTGCGTAGAACATCACATAGATGGGTTGACCAGGGGTCAAAGCACCAGAGATATCCTTCAGCCAGCGCATTGAATCACCAGCACTGAACCAGTTCACCACTGTCGCAGGCAACAGAATGATCGACGATGCAAAGATCGGCGGAATCACACCAGCCATGTTCAACTTCAGAGGCAAATGCGAAGCCTGACCACCGTAAACCTTATTCCCAACCTGCCGGCGGGCATAGTTCACGAGGATCTTGCGCTGCCCTCGCTCCACGAACACAACAAAGTATGTTACCAGACCAACCACCAACACGATAAAAATCGCAGCAGGGGCGGACATTGCACCAGTACCAACCAGTTCCAGCAAACCACCGATAGAGCTGGGAAGCCCTGCAGCGATGCCTGCGAAGATCAGTATCGAGATACCGTTCCCCAAACCGCGCTCGGTAATTTGTTCACCCAACCACATCAAAAACATGGTGCCTGCAGTCAAGCTGACCACGGCTGTCATGCGGAAACCAAAGCCAGGACTGAGAACAAGACCAGCAGAGCTTTCCAATGCCACAGCAATACCGAACGACTGAAACAGAGCCAGCCCCAAGGTACCCGCACGGGTATATTGGGTGATTTTCCGGCGGCCCGCTTCGCCTTCCTTCTTCAATTGCTCAAAGGTAGGAATGACGTAGGTCATCAATTGCAGGATGATCGATGCCGAAATGTACGGCATGATCCCCAGCGCGAAGACCGTGAAACGAGACAGAGCACCACCCGAGAACATGTTGAACAGGTTCAGGATGCCGCCCTGTTGTCCGCTGAACAATTGCTGAAGTTGGGCTGGATCGATGCCTGGCACAGGGATATGGGCCCCGATGCGATACACGACCAGCGCAAGCAACAGAAAAACCAGACGGCGACGGAGATCGCCGAACTTGCCGGTCTTTGCAATTTGAGCTGCGCTAGTTGCCACAGATGCCTTCCTTGAGGAACGCTATCAGGCTACAGAGCCACCAGCAGCTTCAATCGCTGCCTTGGCACCAGCCGTTGCGCCCACACCCGTCAGCTTGACAGCCTTGGTCAAAGAACCGCTCTTGATGACCTTGACCACCTTGGCCAGTTCACCAATCAGACCGGCTTGCTTCAGAGCCAAAACGTCGACTTCAGGCAGACCCAGTTGGTCCAGAGCAGACAGCGTGACTTCTGCGTTGAACTTCAGCAAATGGGACTTGAAACCGCGCTTGGGCAGACGGCGTTGCAAAGGCATTTGACCGCCTTCAAAACCCACTTTGTGATAGCCACCCGAACGGGACTTCTGACCTTTGTGACCACGGCCAGCGGTCTTGCCCAAACCGGAGCCGATGCCACGGCCTACACGGCGCTTGGCATGCTTGGCGCCGTCTGCGGGCTTGATGCTATTGAGTTCCATGATCGATCTCTCAGACGATTTTGACCAGATAGCTGATCTTGTTAATCATGCCGCGCACTTCGGGCGTGTCTTGCAATTCGCTGATGCTGTTCAGCTTGCGCAGACCCAGACCACGGACAGTGGCGCGGTGCGACTCTTTGGTGCCAATCGGGCTGCGCACCAGTTGAATCTTGACGGTTTGTTGCGTTGTCATATTCAGGCTCCGGTTCAGGCGAAGATGTCTTCGACTGTCTTGCCGCGCTTGGCTGCCACATTCGACGGGGTGGTCGAATTGACGAGCGCGTCAAACGTTGCACGAACCATGTTGTAAGGATTGGAAGAACCATGGCTCTTTGCCACGATATCCGTCACACCCAACACTTCGAAGACTGCGCGCATAGGACCGCCAGCAATGATGCCGGTACCCTTAGGAGCGGGAGCCATCATCACAACAGCAGCGCCATGGTGGCCAGTCACATTGTGGAAAATGGTGCCGTTCTTCAGCGAAACCTTGACCATGTTGCGACGGGCTTCTTCCATCGCCTTTTGCACAGCAGCAGGCACTTCCTTGGACTTGCCCTTGCCCATGCCAACGCGGCCATCACCGTCGCCGACCACAGTCAGTGCAGCGAAGCCGAGAATACGGCCGCCCTTCACGACTTTGGTCACGCGGTTCACCGCGATCATTTTTTCGCGCAGACCGTCGTCTTGACCTTCGCTCTGCACTTTGGGTTGAAATTTAGCCATTTTTTATTCCGCTCCGCTTAGAACTGCAGACCAGCTTCGCGGGCTGCATCGGCCAAAGCCTTGACGCGACCGTGATAAGCGAAACCTGCACGATCAAATGCAACCTTCTCAACGCCTGCTGCCTTCGCCTTTTCAGCGATGCGCTTGCCGATCAGTTGGGCTGCAGCGGCATTGCCACCCTTGCCCGAACCGCCCAAGGACTTGCGCACATCGGCTTCTGCCGTGGAAGCGCTGGCCAGCACCTGGCTGCCGTCGCCGGAAATCACACTGGCGTAGATATGGAGGTTCGTACGATTCACAGTCAAACGGGCCACGCCTTGCTGGGCAATGCGGATGCGTGTTTGACGGGCACGACGAAGACGCTGCTCTTTCTTTGTCAACATGTTGCAGCTCCTTATTTCTTCTTGGTCTCTTTGATCGTGATCTTCTCATCCGCGTAGCGGATGCCCTTGCCCTTGTAAGGCTCGGGAGGACGAACAGCACGAATCTCAGCGGCAATTTGACCCACGCGCTGACGGTCGGCACCCTTCACTACCACTTCGGTAGGGGTAGGTGTTGCGACAGTAATGCCAGCAGGCATTTCGAAATTGACAGGATGGGAATAACCCACAGCCAGGTTCAACTTGGAACCGGATGCAGCGGCTTTGTAGCCCACACCAACCAAGCTCAGCTTCTTCTCAAAGCCTTTGCTCACGCCAACAACCATGTTGTTGACCAGCTGACGCAGCGTACCGCTCATGGCGTTGGCTTCACGCGAGTCATTCACAGGCTCGAAGCTCAACTTGCCATCATTGCTGGACACTTTGACCAACACGTTTTGTGCCAGCGTCAGTGCGCCACCAGAACCCTTGACAGAGATCTGGTCATCTTTGATCGACACATCCACACCAGCGGGGATGGTCACGGGCATTTTTCCTACTCGGGACATTTCAGTTACTCCTCAATGCCGCGGTTAGGCCACGTAGCACAGCACTTCGCCACCGACACCGGTAGCGCGCGCTTTGCGATCAGTCATCACGCCCTTAGGAGTCGTGACAATTGCCACACCCAGACCGTTCATAACTTGTGGAATGGAATCACGGCCTTTGTAGACACGCAGACCAGGGCGGCTGACGCGCTCGATGCGCTCAATCACTGGACGGCCTGCGTAGTACTTCAGGGCGATTTCGAGTTCGGACTTGCCAGCTTCAGTTTTCACTTGGAAGCCGTCGATATAACCTTCGTCCTTCAGCACTTGGGCGATGGCGATCTTCACTTTGGAAGAAGGCACCAGAACCGTGGCCTTGGAGACCATCTGTGCATTACGGATGCGGGTCAGCAAGTCAGCGATGGGATCACTCATGCTCATGTTTAATCTCTCCTGCCTGCTTACCAGCTGGCTTTGGTGACACCGGGGATGTCGCCTGCAAAAGCCAGTTCACGGATCTTGGCGCGGGCCAGACCGAATTGACGGAAGGTACCGCGAGGGCGGCCGGTGATTTCGCAACGGTTGCGCTGACGCGTTGGGTTGGCGTTGCGTGGCAGCTTTTGCAAGCCCAGACGAGCAGCTTCACGCTCTTCGTCGCTACGCTTGGCATCGCCAGCAATTGCCTTCAGTTCCGCATACTTGGTTGCGTACTTGGCAGCCAGTTTTTCGCGCTTCAGTTCGCGCTGGATCAAAGCTACTTTAGCCATGCTTCGCCTCAGTTCTTGAACGGGAAACGGAAACCAGCCAGAAGAGCCTTGGCTTCTTCGTCGGTCTTGGCCGTTGTGGTGATGCTGATGTTCAGGCCACGCAGAGCGTCAACCTTGTCGTACTCGATTTCAGGGAAAATGATCTGTTCCTTGACACCGATGTTGTAGTTGCCACGGCCATCAAAGGCACGGCCAGAGATACCACGGAAGTCACGAACGCGGGGCAGAGCCACGGTCACGAAACGGTCCAGGAACTCATACATTTGCACGCCACGCAGCGTAACCATGCAACCAATGGCTTGGCCTTCGCGGATCTTGAAACCAGCGATAGCTTTCTTGGCCTTGGTCACCACGGGCTTTTGACCAGCAATCTTGGTCAGGTCAGCCACGGCGTTGTCCATCACCTTCTTGTCCGACACGGCTTCGCTCACACCCATGTTCAGGGTGATTTTGGTCAGACGTGGAACCTGCATGGGCGAGGTGTAACCGAACTGCTTGGTCAGCTCGGGGGCGACTTTGTCGCGGTAAATTTCTTGCAGTCGTGCCATGTTTACCCCTTAGGCCGCCTTGATTTCAGCGCCGCTGGACTTGAACACGCGAATGCGCGAACCATCAGCCTGCACCTTGATACCCACGCGATCAGCCTTGCCGGTAGCCGCATTGAAGATGGCCACGTTGGACTGATGGATAGGCATAGCCTTTTCAACGATGCCGCCAGTTGTGCCCTTCATGGGGTTTGGCTTGGCGTGCTTCTTGACCAGGTTAATGCCGTCGATGACCACATAAGAGTCATCTTTGCGCAGCGACACTGTGCCGCGCTTGCCCTTGTCGCGCCCTGTCAGCACGATGACTTCGTCGCCTTTGCGAATCTTGTTCATGGCGCGTCCTTAGAGAACTTCAGGAGCCAGGGACACGATCTTCATGAACTTTTCGGTACGCAGCTCGCGCGTCACGGGTCCAAAGATGCGGGTGCCGATAGGCTCCAACTTTGCATTCAGCAACACCGCAGCGTTGCCATCGAATTTGACGAGCGAACCATCGCCGCGACGAATACCCTTCGCCGTGCGAACCACCACTGCACTGTAAACCTCGCCTTTTTTGACGCGGCCACGTGGAGCGGCTTCTTTGATGCTCACCTTGATGATGTCGCCAACGCTTGCATAGCGACGCTTAGAGCCACCCAGCACCTTAATGCAAAGGACGGACTTAGCGCCGGTGTTGTCGGCAACCTCTAACCGAGATTCTGTCTGGATCATTTCAATATTCCCAACTTGCACCAGAAGACAACAGCCCCAGAGAACTTCTCAAGGGCTGCAAATCAGCCAGTCAGTCTTGGGCCCGTCGTCCGCACCGCAAACCATTTGCAGCACTTCCCGCTGGGCAGAAACTTCACGCTTTAAACGCGAAGCCTTTGATTATTGCAAACCTAAAGCGCCAAGTCAAGCGCCTATCACATTTCCGGACGCAAATATTGTTGTGCCAATGCCAAAAAAGCAGGCAACTGCGGGTCACAGCCCAATTCTTCTCGCAGGATCTCTGCAACGGCAGGGGCAACCTCCTGGGCCAGGCGTGCGTCCAGAAACAGCATGCGCGAGCGGCGGGCCAGAACGTCCTCAACGGTTCGGGCGTATTCAAAGCGCGCAGCGAACCGCACCATGGCTTCGGTCAGACCACCGCCCAGGGCGCGGGCAGCCCCAGGCAACCCCGCCACCTGCGCTGCATCTGCCCCGTAGGAATGCATACCGGGCGCATCGCTGATGCGGTGGCGCACCACTTCGGTGGGCGTTCCTACCAGTTGCAGCTGATTGGTCACGCCCGCAGCCTTGGGCTCAAGAGCCCCGGTTTCGAAGCATTTTTGCAAGACGTCTTCGGCCATGGCACGGTAAGTGGTCCATTTGCCGCCCGTCACGGTCACCAAGCCGCTGCGGCTGGCCAGTACGGTGTGCTCCCGGCTGATGCTCTTGGTGTTGCCACCGTCATCGTCCTGGGGCTTGACCAATGGGCGCAACCCCACCCAAATGCTGCGGATGTCCTCAGGCTTGGGCGCCCGGGTCAGGTAGCGGGCAGACTCGTTCAGAATGAAAGCGACCTCTTCCTTGAACGGCAAAGGCTCGCGCACCACATCCTGGCGGGGACTGTCCGTGGTGCCCAAAATGAGCTTGCCCAGCCAAGGAACGGCAAAAAGCACCCGCCCGTCCGCCGTCTTGGGCACCATCAGCGCATGGTCTGACGGCAAAAATTCTTTGTCCACCACGATGTGAACGCCCTGGCTGGGCGCCACGATGGGCTTGACGGGCTTGCCAATGGCCTCGCCGTCCATTTGGCGCAGGCCGTCCACCCACACGCCCGTGGCATTCACCACGCAACGCGCCTTGACCGTGAAAGCACGGCCAGTTTCTGCGTCTTCGCATTCGAATCCCGCCACGCGCCCTTCTTCGTGGATCAACTTCTTGGCAGGGCAATAGTTCACCAGCAGCGCCCCCCGGCTGGCAGCAGTGCGCGCCAGCGCCAGGGCCAGTCGGGCGTCATCAAACTGTCCATCCCAATACTTCACGCCGCCTTTGAGCCCATCCTTGAGGGCTGTTGGCAGGAGCTGCAAGGTACGTGCACGCCCAAGGAATTGCGTGGCACCCAGCCCGGCCTTGCCCGCCAGGGCGTCGTACATCATTAGGCCGATGCCGTAGAAGGGCGTCTCCCAAAAGCGGTAGGACGGCATCACAAACGGCAGGGGCTGCGCCAAGTGGGGTGCGTTGCTCAGCAGTGTGGTGCGCTCGTGCAAGGCCTCGCGCACCAGGGAGATATTGCCTTGCGCCAGGTAGCGCACACCACCGTGCACCAGCTTGGTGGCACGCGATGACGTGCCCTTGGCAAAATCGTGCGAATCCACCAGCACCACACTGAAACCACGCGCCGCCGCATCCAAGGCCACTCCCAGGCCCGTGGCGCCCCCGCCAATCACGGCCAGGTCATACAAGTGCGGCTGGGCCAAGCAGTCCAGAAGTTCGGCACGCGGGGTAGGAAGGGGGGCTGAAACATTGGTCATGGGTGCTGATTGTCCATGGGAGGCCACAGTTTTTAAGGGTTAACCCTTGATTTTGTAACGCCAGTGGAGGACTTCGGTGACAAACCTTGCGCCAGCTCCAGGCGGGCGCAAGGTCAGAGAGGAAACAAAAAAGACACAACCACCCTGGGGCCGACCACCACCATCGCCCCAGGGAGGGCGGCAGGCACGGCACACCTTGCTGTGCCGTGCGCTGCCATCAAACTACCCGCGCATCAGCGCACCTTGCCAGCCTTCCAGGCGTCCAGCAGGGTTT
This Acidovorax sp. 106 DNA region includes the following protein-coding sequences:
- the rplX gene encoding 50S ribosomal protein L24, with product MNKIRKGDEVIVLTGRDKGKRGTVSLRKDDSYVVIDGINLVKKHAKPNPMKGTTGGIVEKAMPIHQSNVAIFNAATGKADRVGIKVQADGSRIRVFKSSGAEIKAA
- the rplN gene encoding 50S ribosomal protein L14, whose protein sequence is MIQTESRLEVADNTGAKSVLCIKVLGGSKRRYASVGDIIKVSIKEAAPRGRVKKGEVYSAVVVRTAKGIRRGDGSLVKFDGNAAVLLNAKLEPIGTRIFGPVTRELRTEKFMKIVSLAPEVL
- a CDS encoding glycerol-3-phosphate dehydrogenase/oxidase, with the protein product MTNVSAPLPTPRAELLDCLAQPHLYDLAVIGGGATGLGVALDAAARGFSVVLVDSHDFAKGTSSRATKLVHGGVRYLAQGNISLVREALHERTTLLSNAPHLAQPLPFVMPSYRFWETPFYGIGLMMYDALAGKAGLGATQFLGRARTLQLLPTALKDGLKGGVKYWDGQFDDARLALALARTAASRGALLVNYCPAKKLIHEEGRVAGFECEDAETGRAFTVKARCVVNATGVWVDGLRQMDGEAIGKPVKPIVAPSQGVHIVVDKEFLPSDHALMVPKTADGRVLFAVPWLGKLILGTTDSPRQDVVREPLPFKEEVAFILNESARYLTRAPKPEDIRSIWVGLRPLVKPQDDDGGNTKSISREHTVLASRSGLVTVTGGKWTTYRAMAEDVLQKCFETGALEPKAAGVTNQLQLVGTPTEVVRHRISDAPGMHSYGADAAQVAGLPGAARALGGGLTEAMVRFAARFEYARTVEDVLARRSRMLFLDARLAQEVAPAVAEILREELGCDPQLPAFLALAQQYLRPEM